The proteins below come from a single Synechococcus sp. WH 8101 genomic window:
- the moaC gene encoding cyclic pyranopterin monophosphate synthase MoaC, which translates to MADGLTHLSGQGEVHMVDVGDRAVSRREAVAEGCLRMKSSTLQRVIQGNTPKGDLLAVARVAAIQAAKRTAELIPLCHPLPLSGIEVAIKPDQELPGLRLRVCCRTTGQTGVEMEALTAVSIGLITLYDMLKSVDPGMTIESIGLIEKHGGRHGSWHREAEPVASAGHDG; encoded by the coding sequence ATGGCTGATGGTCTCACCCACCTCTCCGGCCAAGGAGAGGTGCACATGGTCGATGTGGGCGATCGAGCCGTCAGCCGAAGGGAGGCTGTCGCAGAAGGGTGCCTGCGCATGAAGTCCAGCACCCTGCAGCGGGTCATCCAGGGAAACACTCCCAAGGGTGATCTGCTGGCCGTGGCCAGAGTCGCCGCGATCCAGGCCGCCAAACGCACCGCCGAGCTGATTCCCCTCTGCCATCCCCTGCCCCTGAGCGGCATCGAGGTTGCGATCAAGCCTGACCAAGAGCTGCCTGGGCTACGCCTGCGGGTGTGTTGCCGAACCACTGGGCAGACCGGTGTGGAAATGGAGGCACTCACCGCCGTCTCGATCGGGCTTATCACTCTCTACGACATGCTCAAGTCTGTGGACCCCGGCATGACCATCGAGTCGATTGGTCTGATCGAAAAGCATGGCGGGCGCCATGGCAGCTGGCACCGCGAGGCTGAACCTGTCGCATCGGCAGGCCATGACGGCTGA
- a CDS encoding circularly permuted type 2 ATP-grasp protein, translated as MFTDYRPSRGYDEYFCSEQAEPRSALLPLLSSLGRIGLDELNRSHASASNLLRRLGATFRLNDSGQQGGERILPFDPLPRLISRSEWSTLERGLLQRLEAIDCFLADVYGDQAILRDGVIPRDDVESSQGWRPQMQGMTMPLNRWCHISGLDLIRDGQGNWRVLEDNLRCPSGVAYFLENRRVMKRLFPSLFEGRTVQPIDDYPSHLLRTLKELAPWTDTPRVVLLTPGVFNSAYFEHSYLAQQMGIGLVEGRDLVCENGRVWMRSTRGLEPVDVIYRRIDDDFLDPQVFRRDSMLGVPGLIEVMRQGRVAIANAPGTGVADDKLIYAYVPEMIRYYLNEEPVIANVPTYLCSRPDDLRYVLEHLEELVVKSVAEAGGYGMLIGPHASREEIEAFAVRIQANPRNYIAQPTLELSTVPSLSEGVLYPCHVDLRPYVLRGRSNWVSPGGLTRVALKRGSLVVNSSQGGGCKDTWVVSDSQVVSDSQVVSDSQVVSDNTPC; from the coding sequence ATGTTCACGGATTACAGACCCAGCCGCGGCTACGACGAATATTTCTGCAGCGAGCAGGCCGAACCGCGCAGCGCCCTGCTGCCCCTGCTCTCCTCCCTGGGTCGGATCGGGCTCGATGAACTGAATCGCTCCCATGCCTCCGCCAGCAACCTGCTCCGGCGCCTCGGAGCCACCTTCCGCCTCAATGACTCCGGTCAACAGGGCGGCGAACGGATTCTTCCCTTCGACCCCCTGCCGCGCCTGATCAGCCGCTCGGAATGGAGCACCCTCGAGCGCGGTCTGCTGCAGCGCCTGGAGGCGATCGACTGTTTCCTGGCCGATGTGTATGGCGACCAGGCGATCCTCCGGGATGGGGTGATCCCCCGAGACGACGTGGAAAGTTCCCAGGGCTGGCGCCCCCAGATGCAGGGGATGACCATGCCGCTCAACCGTTGGTGCCACATCTCCGGTCTGGATCTGATCCGTGATGGACAGGGCAACTGGCGCGTCCTGGAAGACAACCTGCGCTGCCCGTCCGGTGTTGCCTACTTCCTGGAAAACAGGCGCGTGATGAAACGCCTGTTCCCCAGCCTGTTCGAGGGACGCACGGTGCAACCGATCGATGACTATCCCTCCCACCTGCTTCGCACCCTCAAGGAACTCGCCCCCTGGACCGACACACCCCGGGTGGTGCTGCTGACACCAGGCGTGTTCAACAGCGCCTACTTCGAGCACAGCTATCTGGCCCAGCAGATGGGAATCGGCCTGGTGGAAGGTCGGGATCTGGTGTGTGAGAACGGGCGCGTGTGGATGCGCAGCACCCGCGGCCTCGAACCGGTGGATGTCATTTATCGGCGCATTGATGATGACTTCCTCGATCCCCAGGTGTTCCGGCGTGATTCGATGCTGGGTGTTCCCGGCTTGATCGAGGTGATGCGTCAGGGGCGGGTGGCGATCGCCAATGCCCCTGGCACCGGCGTCGCCGACGACAAATTGATCTATGCCTACGTGCCGGAGATGATCCGGTATTACCTCAACGAGGAGCCGGTGATCGCCAATGTGCCCACCTACCTCTGCTCCCGACCCGACGATCTGAGGTATGTGCTGGAGCATCTGGAGGAGCTGGTGGTGAAGTCGGTGGCGGAAGCGGGCGGCTACGGCATGCTCATCGGCCCCCACGCCAGCCGGGAGGAGATCGAGGCCTTTGCCGTGCGCATTCAGGCCAACCCCCGCAACTACATCGCCCAACCCACCCTTGAACTCTCCACCGTGCCTTCCCTCAGTGAAGGTGTGCTCTACCCCTGCCATGTGGATCTGCGTCCCTATGTGTTACGCGGGCGGAGCAATTGGGTGAGTCCGGGAGGCCTCACGCGCGTGGCCCTGAAGCGGGGATCCTTGGTGGTGAATTCCTCCCAGGGCGGCGGCTGCAAGGACACCTGGGTGGTGAGCGACAGCCAGGTGGTGAGCGACAGCCAGGTGGTGAGCGACAGCCAGGTGGTGAGCGACAACACGCCATGTTGA
- a CDS encoding MFS transporter, whose product MLGDLWSFQGRYRTLHLTWFAFFLTFVVWFNLAPLATTVKADFGLSVPQIRTLAICNVALTVPARILIGMLLDKFGPRITYSTLLVFSAVPCLMFAAAQDFNQLVVARLLLSIVGAGFVIGIRMVAEWFPPKEIGLAEGIYGGWGNFGSAFSALTLVLVAGWLSFSGGFELPNGEILNWRGAIALTGIISAVYGFIYYASVSDTPPGKTYQKPVKSAGLEVTSMKDFWGLLGMNVPFAAILSVLCWRLKKVGFLNDDTYPLALLAVLIWFAFQTWGIIRTNRELILGTQTYPKEDRYEFKQVAILELTYIVNFGSELAVVSMLPAFFESTFDLPKATAGILASCFAFVNLVARPGGGLISDRLGSRKGTMGFLTIGLGIGYLVMSLIKPGTFSGSAGIAIAVLLTMACSFFVQAGEGATFAMVPLVKKRVTGQVAGMVGAYGNVGAVAYLTIFSLLPIWMGGDAKDPSPEIVAASNSAFFQVLGIAGLIVGFLCFFFLKEPKGSFAEEHADEVALARI is encoded by the coding sequence ATGCTTGGCGATCTCTGGTCGTTCCAAGGGAGATATCGAACGCTCCATCTTACTTGGTTCGCCTTTTTTCTCACTTTTGTTGTCTGGTTCAATCTGGCTCCTCTGGCCACCACAGTGAAAGCAGATTTCGGCCTCAGTGTTCCCCAGATCCGAACCCTGGCGATCTGCAACGTGGCACTGACCGTGCCTGCTCGCATCCTGATCGGGATGTTGCTCGACAAATTCGGACCGCGGATCACCTACTCCACTCTGCTGGTGTTTTCGGCCGTTCCCTGCCTGATGTTTGCCGCTGCCCAAGACTTCAATCAGCTGGTCGTCGCTCGCCTGCTGCTTTCCATTGTGGGCGCTGGCTTCGTGATCGGGATCCGCATGGTGGCCGAATGGTTCCCTCCCAAGGAAATCGGTCTAGCGGAGGGGATCTATGGTGGTTGGGGCAACTTTGGCTCCGCCTTTTCCGCCCTCACACTCGTCCTTGTGGCCGGCTGGCTTTCCTTCTCCGGTGGCTTTGAGCTTCCCAATGGCGAAATCCTGAACTGGCGTGGCGCCATTGCACTCACGGGCATCATTTCGGCTGTTTACGGTTTCATCTATTACGCAAGCGTCAGCGACACACCTCCTGGCAAGACCTACCAGAAGCCTGTCAAATCAGCCGGCCTGGAAGTGACCTCGATGAAGGACTTTTGGGGTCTGCTTGGCATGAATGTGCCCTTCGCCGCCATCCTCTCAGTGCTCTGCTGGCGCCTCAAAAAAGTCGGTTTTCTGAATGACGACACCTATCCCCTGGCCTTGCTTGCGGTGCTGATCTGGTTCGCCTTTCAGACCTGGGGAATCATCCGCACCAACCGTGAGCTGATCCTAGGCACCCAAACTTATCCCAAAGAAGATCGCTACGAATTCAAGCAAGTCGCCATCCTCGAACTCACCTACATCGTCAACTTCGGTTCCGAGCTGGCCGTGGTGTCGATGCTGCCTGCATTCTTCGAAAGCACCTTCGATCTGCCCAAGGCCACTGCTGGCATCCTGGCCTCCTGTTTTGCCTTCGTGAACCTCGTCGCCCGTCCAGGCGGCGGTCTGATCTCCGATCGCCTTGGAAGCCGCAAAGGCACGATGGGTTTCCTCACCATCGGCCTGGGCATTGGCTATCTGGTGATGAGTCTGATCAAACCGGGCACCTTCAGCGGCAGTGCCGGCATTGCCATCGCTGTCTTGCTCACCATGGCCTGCTCCTTCTTTGTGCAAGCCGGTGAGGGTGCCACCTTCGCCATGGTGCCACTTGTGAAAAAGCGGGTCACCGGCCAGGTTGCCGGCATGGTTGGGGCTTACGGCAACGTTGGAGCTGTGGCCTATCTGACCATCTTCAGCCTTCTGCCCATCTGGATGGGTGGCGATGCCAAGGATCCCTCACCCGAAATCGTGGCAGCCTCCAACAGTGCCTTCTTCCAGGTGCTGGGGATCGCCGGCCTGATCGTGGGCTTCCTCTGCTTCTTCTTTCTGAAGGAACCGAAGGGATCTTTTGCTGAAGAGCATGCCGATGAGGTCGCGCTGGCAAGGATCTGA
- a CDS encoding molybdenum cofactor guanylyltransferase, giving the protein MKFRVSAVPRLLRACVLAGGASRRMGSDKALLPHPRGGTWLDNTVALAMALELPVLVLSGHASHQEYLASRSPQLRVLSEPWPPAGPLQAFAAVFSARSDEAWLVLPIDLPCLTSPALDTLLAAWREQEHAALVAHDGERQQPLLGIYPGMACSHAALERQLGRGCHRWHDWLHQIPHRSFFLPPELLLNANHSADLAALTDGEF; this is encoded by the coding sequence ATGAAGTTCCGGGTCAGTGCTGTGCCGCGACTGCTACGTGCCTGTGTGCTTGCCGGTGGCGCCAGTCGTCGCATGGGTTCTGACAAAGCTCTGCTGCCCCATCCCAGAGGCGGCACCTGGCTGGACAACACCGTGGCCTTGGCGATGGCCCTCGAGTTGCCGGTGCTGGTGCTTTCTGGTCATGCCAGTCATCAGGAGTATTTAGCTTCCCGGTCCCCGCAGTTGCGTGTGCTGTCTGAGCCTTGGCCGCCTGCCGGGCCTCTGCAGGCTTTCGCCGCTGTGTTCTCGGCTCGGAGCGATGAGGCCTGGTTGGTGCTGCCGATCGATTTGCCTTGCCTCACCTCCCCTGCGCTGGACACGCTGTTGGCCGCCTGGCGGGAACAGGAGCACGCGGCCTTGGTGGCGCATGACGGCGAACGGCAGCAGCCCCTGCTTGGGATTTATCCCGGTATGGCTTGCTCCCACGCTGCCCTCGAGCGGCAGTTAGGTCGCGGCTGCCATCGCTGGCACGATTGGTTGCACCAGATTCCCCACCGATCCTTTTTTCTGCCTCCAGAGCTGCTGCTCAATGCCAACCATTCCGCTGATCTGGCAGCGTTGACTGATGGTGAGTTCTGA
- a CDS encoding redox protein has protein sequence MFELLSYERFRDTPSVRFFDVTVNGSNARDLVIHSGPAVSPPNAPDTGAWQFYLHPHQEDNLLAASGGRTFYLVNLSWTEPFHIVRLESGGDILRIPRGTFHRSVSDPEGSVVLNQALRDPGASLVREFRVYNSERIPRLYAVTSTAAPRPRLHGLAPLVQAA, from the coding sequence GTGTTCGAACTGCTCTCTTATGAACGCTTTCGGGATACGCCCTCTGTGCGCTTTTTTGATGTCACGGTCAACGGCTCCAATGCCCGCGATCTGGTGATCCACAGCGGTCCGGCGGTCAGCCCCCCCAATGCCCCCGACACCGGCGCCTGGCAGTTCTATCTGCATCCCCATCAGGAAGACAACCTGCTCGCCGCCAGCGGCGGACGCACGTTTTACCTGGTCAATCTCAGCTGGACAGAGCCGTTTCACATCGTGCGGCTGGAGAGCGGCGGCGACATCCTGCGCATTCCCAGGGGCACCTTTCATCGCTCCGTGTCCGATCCGGAGGGTTCGGTGGTGCTCAACCAGGCCCTTCGTGATCCAGGTGCTTCTCTCGTGCGTGAATTCCGCGTTTACAACAGTGAGCGGATTCCGCGGCTCTATGCCGTCACCTCCACGGCGGCGCCACGCCCCAGGTTGCATGGCCTGGCGCCGCTGGTTCAGGCCGCCTGA
- a CDS encoding nitrate reductase associated protein — MSERVIDQARHCFAFEQDFIGNWRCIPLCVRRKLDLSGVKLKLNHWLGLSQQQRQELVDWADDPKALDLFRDHLRLCTAAMADGMVTDLPVAIAEPWQCPDQLPDLLLEAAQRRRIPLVLDRWAGLSELERFALCKLARPGHDHHNLEAAFSEVLA; from the coding sequence ATGTCGGAACGCGTTATCGATCAGGCCCGCCATTGCTTTGCCTTTGAGCAGGATTTCATCGGCAACTGGCGCTGCATTCCTCTGTGTGTTCGGCGCAAACTCGATTTGAGCGGTGTGAAGCTGAAGCTCAACCACTGGCTTGGCCTCAGTCAGCAGCAACGTCAGGAGCTGGTGGATTGGGCCGATGATCCCAAGGCTCTTGACCTGTTTCGGGATCATTTGCGCCTCTGCACCGCTGCGATGGCCGACGGCATGGTGACCGACCTGCCTGTCGCCATTGCTGAGCCCTGGCAATGCCCTGACCAGCTGCCGGACCTGTTGTTGGAGGCTGCCCAGCGGAGGCGGATTCCCCTCGTGCTCGACCGTTGGGCTGGGCTGAGTGAACTGGAGCGCTTCGCGCTTTGCAAGCTGGCCCGGCCCGGCCACGATCATCACAACCTGGAGGCAGCCTTCAGCGAAGTGCTGGCCTGA
- a CDS encoding alpha-E domain-containing protein, producing MLSRVADSLYWINRYVERAENISRFVEVSEAMALDCPPGSAEPWLPLVDASGDRDLFDRQAGGQNPKDVIRFLVSDHENPNSIVSCIAMARENARQIRDVITTEMWEQINGLYWSLQDGEAIWQEPEQEQLRDIRRGCQLFYGITDATLSRDLSWLFSRLGRLIERADKTSRILDVKYFLLLPSPEEVGGVLDELQWIALLRSAGAYQMFRQSMQEAIAPSAVASFLLLDPIFPRSVRCCLQGISDTLQQIQRQPVPGPPDDLECLRGQLLARWSYVRIDALIGSGLHEAIDQLQSDLNRLHQLIHERYFTLADLRSIPADPACALS from the coding sequence ATGTTGAGCCGCGTTGCCGATTCGCTCTACTGGATCAATCGCTACGTGGAGCGGGCCGAGAACATCTCCCGTTTTGTGGAGGTGAGTGAAGCGATGGCCCTCGACTGCCCGCCAGGCAGCGCTGAGCCCTGGCTGCCCCTGGTGGATGCCAGTGGTGATCGCGACCTATTCGATCGTCAGGCGGGCGGCCAGAACCCGAAGGATGTGATCCGCTTCCTCGTGTCGGATCACGAGAACCCCAACAGCATCGTGAGCTGCATCGCCATGGCGCGGGAAAACGCGCGCCAGATCCGCGATGTGATCACCACCGAGATGTGGGAGCAGATCAACGGTCTCTACTGGAGCCTGCAGGATGGCGAAGCGATCTGGCAGGAGCCGGAACAGGAACAGTTGCGCGACATCCGGCGAGGTTGCCAGCTCTTCTATGGCATCACCGATGCCACCCTCAGCCGCGACCTCTCCTGGCTGTTCAGCCGGCTGGGTCGCCTGATCGAACGGGCCGACAAAACCTCCCGGATCCTCGATGTGAAGTATTTCCTGCTGCTGCCCTCACCAGAGGAGGTGGGGGGCGTGCTGGATGAACTGCAATGGATTGCCCTGCTGCGATCCGCCGGTGCCTATCAGATGTTCCGCCAGAGCATGCAGGAGGCGATCGCCCCCAGCGCCGTAGCCTCCTTCCTGCTGCTCGATCCGATCTTTCCCCGCTCGGTGCGCTGCTGTCTGCAGGGCATCAGCGACACCCTGCAACAGATCCAGCGCCAGCCGGTGCCAGGCCCACCGGATGATCTGGAGTGTCTTCGGGGCCAGTTGCTGGCGCGCTGGAGTTATGTGCGCATCGACGCCCTGATTGGCAGCGGCCTGCATGAAGCGATCGACCAGCTCCAATCCGACCTGAACCGCTTGCATCAACTGATCCACGAGCGCTATTTCACCCTCGCCGATCTCCGTTCCATTCCCGCCGATCCCGCATGCGCGCTCAGCTGA
- a CDS encoding molybdopterin oxidoreductase family protein: MAEPLTSQHSQCPYCGVGCGLELLPPGEAGKAVKRDADGTPMWSSRGDRDHPSSLGQVCIKGATVGETLARGRLNQPLYRASLDQDFQPIDWDQALDLLEGRIRSSLAGKGPQAIAMYGSGQFHTEDYYLAQKLLKGALGTNNFDANSRLCMSSAVAGYSRSLGSDGPPCCYDDLDHCSVAVLIGTNTAECHPVLFQRLLKRKKRDPKGLTIVVVDPRATDTSRIADYHLAIAPGTDLALLHGLARLIVQDNGFDSDFIDEATEGFAAYAKTIRAWTPAKVAALCGISEKELRQVARLWSRSQGVLSLWSMGVNQRREGTAVVSGIINLHLLTGQIGKPGAGPFSLTGQPNAMGGREAGGLAHLLPGYRLVSNSEHRTELERAWGLPEGSIHPTPGLTAWQQVEAMERGELDLWWVAATNPLVSMPNLKRVKAAMQRCPLVVVSEAYADTETSHYAHLLLPAAQWSEKAGAMTNSERRVTFCPAFRPRHGASRPDWEVFAELGRRLGFIEQFSYASSAEVYAEFTALTAGRVCDMSGLSHQLLAQHGPQQWPFEAGRLPSNSSRRLYSDHRFPTSSGRARFHAEDPLGLAEPPCEMYPLVLSVGRYLGQWHTMTRTGKVERLRAMHPEPRLEIHPEDAARFRLEADDLAAISSRRGTLTARVTITEQIRRGSVFLPMHWGFSQDHACEANALMHELACPISKQPELKATAVVVAPAVSVVQPIEQNSQRLEPLRRWLRPALR; the protein is encoded by the coding sequence ATGGCCGAGCCGTTAACAAGCCAACACAGCCAGTGTCCCTACTGCGGTGTTGGCTGCGGTCTTGAGCTTCTACCTCCCGGGGAAGCCGGCAAGGCCGTCAAGCGTGATGCCGATGGAACACCGATGTGGAGCTCCCGCGGTGATCGAGACCATCCCTCCAGCCTCGGGCAGGTTTGCATCAAAGGGGCCACGGTCGGGGAGACCCTGGCCCGAGGTCGACTCAATCAACCTCTCTATCGCGCCAGTCTCGACCAGGATTTTCAGCCGATCGACTGGGATCAGGCCCTGGATCTGCTTGAAGGTCGAATTCGTAGCAGCCTCGCTGGCAAGGGGCCCCAGGCGATCGCCATGTATGGCTCAGGCCAGTTCCACACCGAGGACTACTACCTCGCGCAGAAACTGCTGAAGGGGGCCCTGGGCACCAACAACTTTGATGCCAACTCCCGTCTCTGCATGAGTTCAGCGGTAGCCGGCTACAGCCGCAGCCTCGGCTCAGATGGCCCCCCCTGCTGTTACGACGATCTCGACCACTGCTCGGTCGCCGTCCTGATCGGCACCAACACGGCTGAGTGCCATCCAGTGCTGTTTCAGCGTCTGCTCAAGCGCAAGAAACGGGACCCCAAGGGCCTCACGATCGTGGTGGTCGATCCCCGGGCGACTGATACAAGCAGGATCGCCGATTACCATCTGGCGATTGCCCCCGGCACCGATCTTGCCCTGCTGCATGGTCTTGCCCGACTGATCGTTCAGGACAACGGCTTCGACAGCGACTTCATTGATGAAGCCACCGAAGGCTTCGCCGCCTACGCGAAGACCATCAGGGCCTGGACTCCCGCCAAGGTGGCCGCACTCTGCGGCATCAGCGAGAAGGAACTGCGACAGGTCGCCAGGCTCTGGAGTCGCAGTCAGGGGGTGCTCAGCCTTTGGTCGATGGGTGTCAACCAACGGCGGGAGGGCACCGCCGTTGTGAGCGGCATCATCAACCTGCACCTGCTCACCGGGCAGATCGGCAAGCCAGGGGCCGGACCCTTCTCGCTCACTGGCCAACCGAACGCGATGGGGGGGCGAGAGGCCGGCGGCCTGGCCCATCTGCTTCCGGGATATCGCCTGGTGAGCAATTCCGAACACAGAACCGAACTGGAGCGGGCCTGGGGTCTTCCGGAGGGCTCGATCCACCCGACCCCGGGCCTGACCGCCTGGCAGCAGGTGGAGGCGATGGAACGGGGCGAGCTGGATCTCTGGTGGGTAGCTGCCACCAATCCCCTGGTGAGCATGCCCAACCTGAAGCGGGTGAAGGCAGCCATGCAGCGCTGCCCCCTCGTGGTGGTGAGTGAGGCCTACGCCGACACGGAGACCTCCCACTACGCCCACTTACTCCTGCCCGCAGCGCAGTGGAGTGAGAAGGCTGGAGCGATGACCAATTCAGAGCGACGCGTGACCTTTTGCCCCGCCTTCCGGCCCCGCCACGGTGCGAGCCGTCCCGACTGGGAGGTGTTTGCCGAGCTGGGGCGACGCCTGGGATTCATCGAGCAGTTCAGCTACGCCTCCTCTGCGGAGGTGTATGCGGAATTCACCGCGCTCACCGCAGGCCGGGTGTGCGACATGTCGGGGCTCAGCCATCAACTCCTGGCGCAGCATGGGCCGCAGCAGTGGCCCTTCGAAGCCGGACGCTTACCGAGCAACAGCTCCCGACGGCTCTACAGCGACCATCGCTTCCCCACCAGCAGTGGACGGGCCCGGTTTCACGCCGAAGATCCCCTTGGCCTGGCCGAACCCCCCTGCGAGATGTACCCGCTGGTGCTCAGCGTGGGCCGCTACCTCGGTCAGTGGCACACCATGACGCGCACCGGCAAGGTGGAGCGCTTGCGGGCGATGCATCCGGAACCGCGCCTGGAAATCCATCCGGAAGACGCAGCCCGCTTCCGCCTGGAAGCCGATGACCTGGCGGCGATCAGTTCACGGCGGGGCACCCTCACCGCCCGCGTCACGATCACAGAGCAGATTCGCAGGGGGTCGGTGTTTCTGCCGATGCACTGGGGATTCAGTCAGGACCATGCCTGTGAAGCCAACGCTCTGATGCATGAGCTGGCCTGCCCAATCTCCAAACAACCGGAACTGAAGGCGACTGCCGTCGTGGTGGCCCCTGCCGTGTCGGTGGTCCAACCGATCGAACAGAACAGCCAACGTCTGGAGCCATTGCGACGCTGGCTCAGGCCAGCACTTCGCTGA
- a CDS encoding transglutaminase family protein, producing MRAQLIHRLSYRYAAPVNLGEHRLCLRPRGQGFQRLISHQLEITPDPLHRHELVASSGDEICRVRFLGATDRLSFVARSLVETRQAPPLEDCFSGMEPSLPYPRGLLNRDLQGALEGWLPDGQHDPSAVELAQDALMGSNQQALPFLRQLVEMIQDRVKYTQRHIGPAWPAGRTLRERVGSCRDLAMLMIECCRCVGLPARFVSGYHLVDPAPEQYDLHAWAEVYLPGAGWRGFDPSGCGAIDDRYIVVASSSRPELTAAVTGSFSGPPNTASELHWSIEAEIDGDGLLLRGDQGKDSVSKQVQAA from the coding sequence ATGCGCGCTCAGCTGATCCATCGCCTCTCCTACCGGTATGCGGCGCCGGTGAACCTGGGCGAGCATCGCCTCTGTTTGCGGCCGCGCGGCCAGGGATTTCAGCGCCTGATCAGCCATCAGCTTGAAATCACCCCTGACCCGCTCCATCGCCACGAACTGGTGGCCTCCAGTGGCGATGAAATCTGTCGGGTGCGCTTTCTCGGCGCCACCGACCGACTCAGCTTCGTGGCGCGCAGCCTGGTGGAAACGCGCCAGGCACCACCGCTGGAAGACTGTTTCAGCGGCATGGAACCCTCCTTGCCCTATCCGCGCGGCCTGTTGAACCGAGACTTGCAGGGCGCCCTTGAGGGCTGGCTGCCGGATGGACAGCACGACCCCTCAGCGGTGGAACTGGCCCAGGACGCCCTGATGGGCAGCAATCAGCAGGCCCTGCCCTTCCTGCGCCAACTGGTGGAGATGATCCAGGATCGGGTCAAGTACACCCAACGCCACATCGGCCCGGCCTGGCCTGCCGGTCGCACCCTGCGGGAGCGGGTCGGCTCCTGTCGCGACCTGGCGATGCTGATGATCGAATGCTGCCGCTGCGTGGGACTGCCGGCTCGTTTCGTGAGCGGATACCACCTGGTGGATCCGGCGCCGGAGCAGTACGACCTGCATGCCTGGGCGGAGGTGTATCTGCCGGGGGCCGGCTGGCGGGGCTTTGATCCGAGCGGCTGCGGCGCCATCGATGATCGCTACATCGTGGTGGCCAGCTCCTCCAGGCCTGAGCTCACAGCCGCGGTAACCGGCAGCTTCAGCGGCCCGCCGAACACCGCCAGTGAACTGCACTGGAGCATCGAGGCGGAGATTGATGGCGACGGCCTGCTGCTCCGAGGCGACCAGGGAAAGGACTCTGTCTCCAAGCAGGTTCAGGCGGCCTGA
- a CDS encoding GTP 3',8-cyclase MoaA: protein MVSSELVTDRRQRPLQVLRLSLTARCNLACSYCQPDHREVSGLLSQSQRLALIEACCRLGVRSLRLTGGEPLLSDQLEPLLEAIRLRRQQPGDPLSQLEEVALTSNGLLLDQARAERLRRAGLDRITLSLDGLDAAVVAAMAGLPEVGEAGARALAAVREAIVVAREAGFDPRLGALKLNSVIQRGRNEDQLLPLAAFARDQGLELRLIEFMDVGHRNGWSGDQVMPAAEMLRQLQTVWPLEPLGRPVGGTARRWRYRDGAGVVAMIASVSEPFCSDCNRARITADGQLFTCLFASTGLNLRPWLEPCNDPEALCAVLRQHWRARTDRYSEERGLKSGLVPERAEMAYLGG from the coding sequence ATGGTGAGTTCTGAGTTGGTGACGGACCGCAGGCAGCGCCCTCTTCAGGTGTTGCGTCTGTCGTTGACGGCCCGTTGCAATCTCGCCTGTTCCTATTGCCAGCCCGACCACAGGGAGGTGAGCGGGTTGCTGAGTCAGTCGCAGCGCCTGGCGCTGATCGAGGCCTGCTGTCGCCTTGGTGTTCGCTCCCTGCGCCTCACCGGTGGTGAACCCTTGCTCAGTGACCAGCTGGAGCCCTTGCTTGAGGCGATTCGCCTGCGGCGACAACAGCCAGGCGATCCACTGTCGCAACTGGAGGAGGTGGCTCTCACCAGCAATGGCTTGCTCCTGGATCAAGCCAGGGCTGAGCGTCTTCGGCGAGCTGGTCTGGATCGGATCACCCTCAGCCTCGATGGCCTCGATGCCGCCGTGGTGGCCGCCATGGCTGGATTGCCGGAGGTGGGCGAGGCGGGTGCCCGTGCTCTTGCTGCGGTGAGGGAGGCGATTGTGGTGGCTCGTGAGGCTGGCTTTGACCCTCGTTTGGGTGCACTCAAGCTCAACAGCGTGATCCAACGGGGTCGCAATGAGGATCAGCTGCTGCCCTTGGCGGCCTTTGCCCGTGACCAGGGGCTGGAACTACGCCTGATCGAGTTCATGGATGTGGGGCATCGGAACGGCTGGAGCGGCGATCAGGTCATGCCGGCGGCGGAGATGCTCCGTCAACTGCAAACGGTTTGGCCCCTGGAGCCCCTGGGTCGGCCAGTGGGGGGTACGGCCCGGCGGTGGCGTTACCGAGATGGAGCCGGCGTGGTGGCGATGATCGCCTCTGTGAGCGAGCCGTTTTGCTCTGATTGCAATCGGGCCCGGATCACCGCTGATGGCCAGCTGTTCACCTGCCTCTTTGCCTCGACGGGTCTCAACCTTCGGCCGTGGCTCGAGCCATGCAACGACCCTGAGGCTCTCTGCGCAGTGCTCCGTCAGCACTGGAGAGCACGAACCGACCGTTACAGCGAGGAACGCGGCCTGAAATCGGGACTTGTGCCTGAGCGTGCGGAGATGGCCTATCTCGGTGGCTGA